One genomic segment of Chelonia mydas isolate rCheMyd1 chromosome 1, rCheMyd1.pri.v2, whole genome shotgun sequence includes these proteins:
- the LOC119565154 gene encoding olfactory receptor 52R1-like: protein MSDSNTTNFTNPSTFILLGIPGLEAAHVWISIPFCTMYAIAILGNFTILFIVKREPSLHGPMYYFLCMLAVTDLVLSTTIFPKMLSIFWFNSREINFSACLTQMYFIHCFSAMESGIFAAMALDRYVAICHPLRHSTILTNPIVAKIGLAMVLRCGMLALPYPFLARQWPYCRTNIIPQHLCLHMAVVNLACADIRVSSYYGLFVQFSVMGLDGIFIVVSYIQILRAIFSLPTKDARIKTFGTCGSHLFVILTFYVPRLFISLLYRFGQNVALNFHVLLSRVYLFMPPMLNPIIYGVRTKQIWDRLLQLFTHERA, encoded by the coding sequence atgtcagattccaacacaaccaaCTTCACCAATCCCTCCACCTTCAttctgctgggcattcctggcctggaggcggcccatgtctggatctccatccccttctgcaccatgtatgcaatagccatcttggggaacttcaccatcctgttcattgtgAAGAGAGAGCcaagcctccatgggcccatgtactatttcctctgcatgctggccgtCACCGACCTGGTCCTCTCTACGACCATCTTCCCAAAAATgttgagcatcttctggttcaattccagggagatcaatttcagtgcctgccttacccagatgtacttcattcactgcttctcagCGATGGAGTCTGGGATCTTTGCGGCCATGGCTCtggatcgctacgtggccatctgccatcccctgaggCATTCTACCATCCTGACAAACCCCATCGTGGCCAAGATTGGCCTGGCCATGGTGCTACGCTGTGGGATGCTCGCACTGCCCTATCCCTTCCTGGCGAGGCaatggccatattgcagaaccaacatcatccctCAGCACTTATGCTTGCACATGGCCGTGGTGAATCTGGCCTGTGCCGACATCCGCGTCAGTAGTTACTACGGACTCTTTGTGCAATTCAGTGTGATGGGTCTGGATGGGATTTTTATTGTCGTGTCCTAtatccagatcctcagggccatcttcagcctccccacaaaggatgctCGGAtcaagacttttgggacctgTGGCTCCCACCTCTTTGTCATTTTAACCTTTTACGTCCCACGTCTCTTCATCTCCCTCCTGTACCGGTTTGGCCAGAATGTGGCTCTGAATTTCCACGTTCTCCTTTCCAGAGTTTACCTCTTCAtgccccccatgctaaaccccatcatctatggggtAAGGACCAAACAGATCTGGGACAGGCTGCTCCAGCTCTTTACTCATGAAAGGGCGTAA